The proteins below come from a single Kosakonia sp. SMBL-WEM22 genomic window:
- a CDS encoding substrate-binding domain-containing protein, translated as MKKVSIIDVAKHAGVSVSTVSLVLRQKGKISDATIEKVQVAIAALGYVHNVAAANLRANTSNLIGLILRDFSDSFSIKVMASIVQELEKHGFMVFLGQPLNDGDHLERSLLSFQQQGVAGVIYLSCDTRSLTLPAQLQQCALPLVVVSQSLLEEPCDLVMRDNRQAAALATRYLIERGHRNIAYIGGIEGDVIRQQRLLGFRHAMNQHGLMLRDGATPACRGDTEAASRATRQLLEQHNTITALLCHSPDAMIGSISGIHHTGRTVGKDLFLTQQVALVGFEDMLHINLTSPAFTYVSSASEESGRQAAGLMMRKLKEPQLQTQRITLSGQLVVRESA; from the coding sequence TTGAAGAAAGTCAGCATTATTGATGTGGCAAAGCACGCGGGTGTCTCCGTTTCCACGGTCTCGCTGGTGCTGCGCCAGAAAGGGAAAATCTCCGACGCGACCATCGAAAAAGTGCAGGTAGCGATTGCCGCACTCGGGTATGTGCATAACGTCGCGGCGGCGAATCTGCGCGCCAACACCTCCAATCTTATCGGCCTTATCCTGCGCGACTTCAGCGACAGCTTCTCAATCAAAGTGATGGCCAGCATCGTGCAGGAGCTGGAAAAGCACGGCTTTATGGTCTTTCTCGGCCAGCCGCTGAATGATGGCGATCACCTCGAGCGCAGCCTGCTCTCCTTTCAACAACAGGGTGTGGCTGGCGTGATTTACCTCTCGTGTGATACGCGGTCACTCACCCTGCCCGCACAACTGCAACAGTGCGCGCTGCCGCTGGTGGTGGTCTCGCAATCGCTACTGGAGGAGCCTTGTGATCTGGTGATGCGCGATAACCGCCAGGCCGCCGCGCTGGCGACCCGTTACCTGATTGAACGCGGTCATCGCAATATTGCCTATATTGGCGGTATTGAGGGAGATGTGATCCGCCAGCAGCGGCTGCTCGGTTTTCGCCACGCAATGAACCAGCACGGCCTGATGCTGCGCGATGGCGCGACGCCCGCCTGCCGCGGCGACACGGAAGCGGCCAGCCGCGCCACCCGCCAGCTGCTGGAACAGCACAACACCATCACCGCCCTGCTCTGCCACTCGCCCGATGCGATGATTGGCTCAATAAGCGGCATTCATCACACCGGGCGCACCGTCGGGAAAGATCTCTTTTTAACCCAGCAGGTGGCGCTGGTCGGCTTCGAAGATATGCTGCATATCAACCTCACCTCACCGGCGTTTACCTATGTCTCCTCCGCCAGTGAAGAGAGCGGTCGCCAGGCCGCCGGGCTGATGATGCGCAAGCTCAAGGAGCCGCAGTTACAAACGCAGCGCATTACCCTCTCCGGGCAGCTTGTCGTGCG
- a CDS encoding PTS transporter subunit EIIC, translated as MSLVSGLVKSLSKLSMIGRALMLPISLLPAAGLLLAFGDKFHLPLMMNAGGVIFDNLPMLFAIGSAVGLASESGIAALSAAVSVFITNITIGTMLGITPEMASQGGKYAMVVGIPTLQMGVFGGLICGILAAWCYNRFHTLQLPEFLGFFSGKRFVAIATAFLSFLLGLLLPYVWQHIQAGIDALSVVVNGDNQAASTFIFGLVERALIPLGLHHIWYPSFWYSFGDYTTQAGQLIHGDQTIWFKMLEEGVKSFSSDSYHDAGKFMQGEFPLMLFALPAACLAMYHEAHTRNKKIAFGILFSAALTCFLTGITEPVEFTFIFVAPILYVFNAIMAGLAYMSMYLLHAHIAKSFSAGFIDYLSFGILPSFNGYQTNYLNAVIVGIPMAVIYYFTFRFVIRRFDVKTPGRTDVTATADDKTDSELAGEIIGLLGGEQNIASVGSCITRLRLEVADSQKVDKDGLNNLGARGVVFVGDSGIQVIFGARAQFIAQSMSTQIGKA; from the coding sequence ATGAGTCTGGTATCAGGGTTGGTTAAATCGCTCTCTAAATTGTCGATGATTGGTCGCGCCTTAATGCTGCCCATCTCGCTGCTACCCGCTGCGGGGCTGTTACTGGCCTTCGGCGATAAATTTCACCTGCCGTTAATGATGAATGCTGGTGGCGTCATCTTTGACAACCTGCCGATGCTCTTCGCTATCGGATCTGCGGTCGGGCTTGCCTCGGAATCGGGCATTGCCGCACTGTCTGCGGCTGTCTCGGTATTTATTACCAATATCACTATTGGCACCATGCTCGGCATAACGCCGGAGATGGCATCCCAGGGCGGCAAATATGCGATGGTGGTCGGCATCCCGACCTTACAGATGGGTGTCTTTGGCGGCCTCATCTGCGGTATCCTTGCGGCGTGGTGTTACAACCGCTTCCATACCCTGCAGCTTCCCGAGTTTCTCGGCTTCTTCTCCGGTAAGCGTTTTGTCGCTATCGCCACCGCGTTTCTCTCATTCTTGCTGGGCCTGCTGCTGCCGTATGTCTGGCAACATATTCAGGCCGGTATTGATGCGCTCTCGGTGGTAGTCAACGGCGATAACCAGGCGGCATCAACCTTTATCTTCGGTCTGGTCGAACGCGCGCTGATCCCGCTGGGCCTGCACCACATCTGGTACCCGTCGTTCTGGTATTCGTTTGGTGATTACACGACCCAGGCAGGCCAGCTGATCCACGGCGATCAAACTATCTGGTTCAAGATGCTGGAAGAGGGTGTGAAATCCTTCAGCAGCGACAGCTACCACGACGCCGGTAAGTTTATGCAGGGCGAGTTTCCGCTGATGCTGTTTGCGCTGCCGGCGGCCTGTCTGGCGATGTACCACGAAGCGCATACACGCAACAAAAAGATCGCCTTCGGTATTCTCTTCTCCGCCGCGCTGACCTGCTTCCTGACGGGCATCACCGAGCCGGTCGAGTTCACCTTTATCTTTGTGGCACCGATCCTCTACGTCTTTAACGCCATCATGGCGGGTCTGGCCTATATGTCGATGTACCTGCTGCATGCGCACATTGCCAAATCCTTCTCCGCCGGCTTTATCGACTACCTGTCGTTCGGCATCCTACCGTCGTTTAACGGCTATCAAACCAACTACCTGAATGCAGTGATTGTCGGTATCCCAATGGCGGTGATTTACTACTTCACCTTCCGCTTTGTGATCCGTCGTTTTGATGTCAAAACGCCGGGTCGCACGGACGTGACAGCAACGGCAGATGATAAAACCGACAGCGAACTGGCGGGTGAAATCATCGGCCTGCTGGGCGGCGAGCAGAATATCGCCTCCGTCGGATCCTGCATTACGCGCCTGCGTCTGGAGGTGGCGGATAGCCAGAAAGTGGATAAAGATGGGCTGAATAATCTTGGCGCGCGCGGCGTGGTGTTTGTCGGCGACAGCGGCATCCAGGTCATTTTTGGCGCAAGGGCACAATTTATCGCCCAGAGCATGTCCACACAGATCGGCAAAGCATAA
- the ybcJ gene encoding ribosome-associated protein YbcJ, giving the protein MATFSLGKHPHVELCDLLKLEGWSESGAQAKIVIADGYVKVDGVVETRKRCKIVAGQTVSFDGQSVTVTA; this is encoded by the coding sequence ATGGCAACATTTTCCCTTGGTAAACACCCGCACGTTGAACTGTGCGATCTACTGAAACTGGAAGGCTGGAGCGAGAGCGGCGCGCAGGCGAAGATCGTTATCGCCGATGGTTATGTGAAAGTCGACGGCGTGGTTGAAACGCGTAAGCGTTGCAAAATTGTCGCCGGGCAAACCGTCAGCTTCGACGGCCAGAGCGTCACCGTTACCGCGTAA
- the folD gene encoding bifunctional methylenetetrahydrofolate dehydrogenase/methenyltetrahydrofolate cyclohydrolase FolD — protein sequence MAAKIIDGKTIAQQVRSEVAEKVRARVAAGFRAPGLAVVLVGSNPASQIYVGSKRKACEEVGFISRSYDLPETTSEAELLGLIDELNADSAIDGILVQLPLPAGIDNVKVLERIAPDKDVDGFHPYNVGRLCQRAPRLRPCTPRGIVTLLERYNIDTFGLNAVVVGASNIVGRPMSMELLLAGCTTTVTHRFTKNLRHHVENADLLIVAVGKPGFIPGEWIKEGAIVIDVGINRLENGKVVGDVVFEEAAARAAYITPVPGGVGPMTVATLIQNTLQACEEYHDVKGN from the coding sequence ATGGCAGCAAAAATTATTGATGGTAAAACGATTGCGCAGCAGGTGCGCTCTGAGGTTGCTGAAAAAGTTCGTGCCCGTGTGGCGGCCGGTTTTCGCGCTCCGGGCCTGGCCGTCGTTCTGGTTGGTAGCAACCCGGCCTCGCAAATTTATGTCGGCAGTAAACGCAAAGCGTGTGAGGAGGTGGGTTTTATCTCCCGCTCTTACGATCTGCCGGAAACCACCAGCGAAGCCGAGCTGCTGGGACTGATTGACGAGCTCAACGCCGATAGCGCAATCGATGGCATTCTGGTGCAGCTGCCGCTGCCTGCGGGCATTGACAACGTAAAAGTGCTGGAGCGTATCGCGCCTGATAAAGACGTGGATGGTTTTCACCCTTACAATGTCGGGCGTCTGTGTCAGCGTGCGCCGCGTCTGCGCCCCTGCACGCCGCGCGGGATTGTCACCCTGCTTGAGCGTTACAACATCGACACCTTCGGCCTGAACGCCGTGGTGGTCGGCGCGTCAAACATTGTTGGCCGCCCGATGAGCATGGAGCTGCTGCTGGCCGGTTGTACCACTACCGTAACGCACCGCTTTACGAAAAATCTGCGCCACCATGTAGAAAACGCCGATCTGCTGATCGTCGCGGTGGGCAAACCGGGCTTTATCCCCGGCGAGTGGATTAAAGAGGGCGCAATTGTCATCGATGTTGGCATCAACCGGCTGGAAAACGGCAAAGTGGTTGGTGATGTGGTGTTTGAGGAGGCCGCCGCGCGCGCCGCTTACATTACGCCCGTTCCCGGCGGCGTCGGTCCAATGACCGTGGCAACCCTGATCCAGAACACGCTGCAGGCGTGTGAAGAATATCACGATGTAAAAGGCAATTAA
- the fimA gene encoding type 1 fimbrial major subunit FimA — translation MKTKPIVISLAASLMLFSGLAQARGPVSIPGGNIHFEGELVQIACAISVQSSSQTVAMGQYHTTLFSNVGDTTPLVPFTLSVNECDRNVATQASVAFSGKADEADPTLLALTAGDSSTSAKGVAIEILDSSSNTLKPDGATYSVARNLAAGSNTLQFAARYKATTAQVTPGSANADTMFIIKYE, via the coding sequence ATGAAAACCAAACCCATAGTTATTTCGCTTGCAGCGAGCCTGATGTTGTTTTCCGGTTTAGCTCAGGCCCGCGGGCCAGTGTCTATTCCGGGAGGGAATATTCATTTTGAAGGTGAACTGGTACAGATTGCCTGCGCAATTAGCGTGCAGTCGAGCAGCCAGACCGTTGCCATGGGGCAATACCACACGACCTTGTTTAGCAATGTCGGTGATACCACCCCGCTGGTGCCTTTCACCCTCTCCGTAAATGAGTGCGATCGCAACGTTGCCACACAGGCATCTGTGGCGTTTTCAGGTAAGGCTGATGAGGCTGATCCAACGCTGTTAGCGCTTACGGCCGGCGACAGCAGTACCAGCGCGAAGGGAGTTGCTATTGAGATCCTTGATAGCAGCTCCAATACGCTGAAACCTGACGGGGCAACTTATTCTGTGGCGCGAAACCTGGCTGCCGGAAGCAATACGTTGCAATTTGCCGCACGTTATAAAGCAACTACGGCGCAGGTGACACCGGGTTCGGCAAATGCTGATACGATGTTTATTATAAAGTACGAATAA
- the fimC gene encoding type 1 fimbria chaperone FimC, with protein sequence MHKLLQSGVAAIFLFITPYAVNADGGISLGATRVIYPAGAKQTSLAVNNSDKKSRFLINSWIDDDQGQKVKTFVVTPPLFVSEPNSENTLRIIYVGPPLPTDRESLFWLNVKAIPAVEKESIEGKNVLHLAILSRIKLFVRPSTLTDSVREAPAALSFNREGNSLKITNASPFYLSLVNVHLNQRKLNNVMVAPKNSTQMALPSESRGVLTFQTVNDYGAVTAVRTVSLQ encoded by the coding sequence ATGCACAAATTATTGCAAAGTGGTGTTGCGGCTATCTTTCTTTTTATTACGCCGTATGCCGTAAATGCTGATGGTGGGATTTCGTTAGGTGCTACTCGGGTTATTTATCCTGCCGGGGCGAAACAAACCTCTCTCGCGGTGAATAATAGCGATAAAAAATCCCGGTTCTTAATTAATTCCTGGATTGATGATGACCAGGGGCAGAAGGTGAAAACATTTGTTGTCACGCCCCCTTTATTTGTGAGTGAACCGAACAGTGAAAATACCTTGCGTATTATTTATGTCGGCCCACCGCTGCCCACTGATCGGGAATCGCTGTTTTGGCTTAACGTAAAAGCGATCCCTGCGGTGGAAAAAGAGAGCATCGAGGGCAAAAACGTGCTGCATCTGGCGATTTTGTCGCGTATCAAGCTCTTCGTGCGCCCCTCAACGCTCACCGATTCGGTGAGAGAGGCTCCGGCGGCGCTGAGCTTTAACCGCGAGGGAAATAGTCTAAAAATCACCAACGCGTCGCCCTTTTATTTATCGCTAGTGAATGTGCATCTCAACCAGCGGAAGTTAAATAACGTCATGGTGGCACCAAAAAATAGCACACAGATGGCGCTGCCGTCCGAAAGCCGGGGCGTTCTTACTTTTCAGACAGTCAATGATTACGGTGCCGTTACGGCAGTCAGAACCGTTAGCCTGCAATAA
- the fimD gene encoding outer membrane usher protein FimD has product MTIKSPPRRFALSMLAALCPADLYAERYFNPAFLSDDPASVADLTLLENGYQRPGSYRVDIWRNDEFIATQDIRFEREAESEAGKASGGLTPCFSNALLERLGVNMTALSAPDSPGGRECIDVSEAIPGAQTTFTFSTMRLDIGLPQASMHIRARDHIPPEAWDEGIPAALFNYSFSGSHSTRSDSYFFALQSGLNYGSWRLRNNGAWRRVQGGRQRWENIDSWLQRAIVPLKSELVLGDSNTQNMLFDSVGFRGLRLFSADAMYPESQQGYAPTVRGIARTPARVTIRQNGYVIYQSSVAAGPFTITDLNPTSSSGDLEVVLEEKDGSEQRYSVPYSTLPLLQREGRIKYDVVAGRYRSGNRRYSSPFFTQGTVVAGLADGYTLYGGTQLADDYTAFASGAGVNLGDLGALSLDFTHARSRLANNRKRQGDSLRFMYAKSLNQLGTHFQLLAWRYSTRGFHTLDEVAYTFSKNAGGEKRVSGDDSANKKRRLQANITHNFSDYGSLYFSGIQQTYWDKAPDRRWLQLGYADGWRGISYALSWSWSYASSDRRAERVAALNFSVPFSALGLGPRAKGLVGNTYASANLNHSSSGQTSWQTGIGGTLLEEGNLSYNLNQGSGSSGYSGSANLHWQAPWGRLDLGYNYDRAQQEYNGQFGGGAVLHADGLTFAQPLGDTNVLVSAPGAQGVRIENHTAITTDWRGYAVVPYATVYRHNRVALDTGSLNDHIDIESNVGSVVPTQGALVRASFTTRIGVRALLTVMRGGRPVPFGSLVRERDSGVSSMVGEEGQIFLSGLPLRGELLVQWGEGEHERCVAPYTLPEASLKQPITLINAHCDTKG; this is encoded by the coding sequence ATGACCATAAAATCTCCTCCGCGTCGGTTTGCGCTCTCGATGCTGGCCGCGCTGTGCCCGGCAGATCTCTATGCTGAGCGCTATTTTAATCCGGCTTTTTTATCAGACGATCCCGCCTCAGTGGCCGATTTAACTCTGCTGGAAAACGGCTACCAGCGCCCGGGTAGCTATCGCGTTGATATCTGGCGCAACGACGAGTTTATCGCTACACAGGATATCCGCTTCGAGCGGGAAGCAGAGAGCGAAGCAGGTAAGGCCTCCGGAGGGCTGACACCCTGTTTCTCAAATGCGTTGTTAGAACGTCTTGGGGTAAATATGACCGCGCTTTCCGCTCCTGACTCACCGGGTGGAAGAGAGTGTATCGACGTTAGTGAAGCGATTCCCGGCGCACAGACCACTTTTACCTTTTCCACGATGCGGCTTGATATCGGTTTACCGCAGGCCTCTATGCATATCCGCGCCCGTGACCACATTCCGCCAGAGGCATGGGATGAAGGCATCCCCGCTGCCTTGTTTAATTACAGCTTCAGCGGCAGCCATAGTACGCGGAGTGACAGCTACTTTTTCGCGCTACAGAGCGGGCTGAATTATGGTTCGTGGCGGCTGCGTAATAACGGGGCCTGGCGCAGGGTGCAGGGCGGCAGGCAGCGCTGGGAAAATATAGACAGTTGGTTGCAACGGGCGATTGTGCCGCTAAAAAGCGAACTGGTGCTGGGTGACAGCAATACGCAGAATATGCTGTTTGATAGCGTGGGCTTTCGTGGTCTGCGTCTCTTTTCTGCGGACGCCATGTATCCCGAGAGCCAGCAAGGCTATGCGCCTACCGTGCGTGGCATTGCGCGAACGCCGGCGAGGGTCACCATTCGGCAGAATGGCTATGTCATCTATCAAAGCAGTGTTGCTGCCGGGCCGTTTACGATTACCGATCTGAACCCCACCTCTTCCAGTGGCGATCTTGAGGTCGTGCTGGAGGAGAAAGATGGCAGCGAGCAGCGATATAGCGTGCCCTACTCAACGTTGCCGCTTTTGCAGCGCGAAGGCCGGATAAAATATGACGTGGTGGCCGGACGCTACCGCAGTGGGAACAGGCGTTACAGCTCGCCCTTTTTTACGCAGGGGACAGTCGTTGCGGGCCTGGCAGATGGGTATACCCTCTATGGTGGTACGCAGCTTGCCGATGATTACACTGCGTTCGCCAGCGGGGCAGGCGTTAATCTGGGTGATCTGGGAGCACTCTCTCTCGATTTTACCCATGCGCGCAGCCGCCTGGCTAACAATCGGAAACGGCAGGGCGACTCATTGCGCTTCATGTATGCCAAATCCCTCAATCAACTGGGTACGCACTTTCAGCTTCTGGCGTGGCGCTACTCGACGCGTGGTTTTCACACGCTTGACGAGGTGGCTTATACGTTCAGTAAAAACGCTGGCGGTGAAAAGAGAGTGTCGGGAGACGATAGCGCAAATAAAAAACGGCGCTTACAGGCCAACATTACCCATAATTTCAGCGATTACGGGTCGCTCTATTTCTCCGGTATTCAACAGACATATTGGGATAAAGCACCCGATCGACGCTGGCTGCAGCTTGGCTACGCGGATGGCTGGCGAGGGATCAGCTACGCCCTGTCGTGGTCGTGGAGCTACGCTTCCAGCGACAGGCGGGCGGAACGCGTCGCAGCGCTCAATTTCTCTGTCCCCTTTAGTGCATTAGGTTTAGGCCCGCGCGCTAAAGGGCTGGTGGGAAATACCTACGCCAGCGCCAACCTCAACCACAGCAGCAGCGGGCAGACTAGCTGGCAGACCGGCATTGGCGGCACGCTACTGGAAGAGGGCAATCTTAGTTATAACCTCAATCAGGGCAGCGGTAGCAGCGGATATAGCGGTAGCGCCAACCTCCACTGGCAGGCCCCCTGGGGCAGGCTCGATCTTGGTTACAACTACGACAGAGCGCAGCAAGAGTACAACGGACAGTTCGGCGGCGGCGCAGTGCTTCATGCCGATGGGCTTACCTTTGCCCAGCCGCTTGGCGATACCAACGTGCTGGTCAGCGCTCCGGGCGCACAAGGGGTAAGAATTGAAAACCATACCGCGATTACCACCGACTGGCGCGGCTATGCCGTCGTACCCTATGCCACTGTCTATCGCCATAATCGCGTTGCGCTGGATACTGGCTCGTTGAACGATCACATCGATATTGAGAGTAACGTCGGCAGCGTTGTCCCGACCCAGGGTGCGCTGGTACGCGCCAGCTTTACAACACGCATTGGTGTACGGGCACTGCTTACGGTGATGCGTGGCGGCCGGCCGGTACCCTTTGGATCGCTGGTGCGCGAACGCGACAGTGGTGTCAGCAGTATGGTGGGCGAGGAGGGGCAAATTTTCTTGAGTGGGTTACCGCTGCGTGGCGAGCTGCTGGTGCAGTGGGGGGAGGGGGAGCATGAACGCTGCGTCGCCCCTTACACATTACCGGAAGCAAGCCTGAAACAGCCCATTACTCTCATCAACGCACACTGTGACACCAAAGGATAA
- the fimH gene encoding type 1 fimbria D-mannose specific adhesin FimH, giving the protein MRSLFAGVLWLVATQAFAASCHNAAGTPTDIHYDLSNSFDGSNNHLYKVVTRSEKSAWIGVRAICPAGTRQTHTYRSYVTRFPMEFTAHGYRYLQISPHLQAAMRIRDSYAGEFYPPENYIRMGQEENVAKQLPFGVMDSQLLLKLRVTERFMNRVTIPQQTLFTVYVTTDINDPLTSPVYTISLGGVVEVPQRCEVNAGQVVEFDFGDIRAGLFSEAGAGNRPRGVTPQSRTVSINCTNVHARAYISLRLEAERAKGHILVSDNPDLGFVVANEWGQPFKPNNIFSLVPLELDKNAAAHVAIRAWPVSVTGQKPAEGPFSARGFLRVEYN; this is encoded by the coding sequence ATGCGCTCTCTTTTTGCCGGGGTGTTATGGCTTGTGGCAACGCAGGCCTTCGCCGCCAGTTGTCATAACGCCGCAGGCACACCTACCGATATTCATTACGATTTGTCGAACAGCTTCGATGGCAGCAATAACCATCTGTATAAAGTGGTTACGCGATCGGAGAAATCAGCCTGGATCGGCGTCCGGGCGATCTGTCCTGCGGGAACCCGACAAACCCATACCTACCGCAGCTACGTGACGCGTTTCCCGATGGAGTTCACCGCGCACGGTTATCGTTATCTACAAATTTCCCCCCATTTGCAGGCGGCGATGCGTATCCGCGACAGCTACGCCGGCGAATTTTATCCGCCGGAGAACTATATCCGCATGGGGCAGGAGGAGAATGTGGCGAAGCAGCTGCCATTCGGCGTAATGGATTCACAACTGCTGCTCAAGCTGCGGGTGACCGAGCGCTTTATGAACCGGGTGACGATACCGCAGCAGACACTCTTTACCGTCTACGTTACCACCGACATAAACGATCCGCTGACTTCACCGGTCTATACCATTAGCCTTGGCGGCGTGGTAGAGGTGCCGCAGCGCTGCGAAGTGAATGCCGGCCAGGTCGTTGAGTTTGATTTTGGTGATATTCGCGCTGGGTTATTTAGCGAGGCCGGAGCGGGGAATCGCCCGCGCGGCGTGACACCGCAAAGTCGAACGGTTTCTATTAACTGTACGAATGTTCATGCCCGGGCATACATTTCGCTGCGACTTGAAGCTGAGCGAGCGAAAGGTCATATCCTCGTCTCGGATAATCCAGATTTGGGCTTCGTGGTCGCCAATGAGTGGGGACAACCGTTTAAGCCTAATAATATTTTTAGCCTGGTCCCCCTTGAACTTGATAAAAATGCCGCGGCGCACGTCGCCATTCGCGCGTGGCCCGTCAGCGTTACAGGCCAGAAACCGGCGGAAGGGCCATTTAGCGCCCGTGGTTTTTTGCGTGTTGAATATAACTGA
- the sfmF gene encoding fimbria assembly protein encodes MTRLLHLIFLLGCGMSAVHAQSNIELRATVIHGGCAIESSDSHKTVSLGRWSVRKLQMAGNISMPVAFSLALKGCPPGSVSVTFSGKAASNPAWLAIGDSKMAQQVAIQLRDHDLSPLDLEAPSQAVMVDRNGNSLLHFFANYVALVNNPMPGIAKSDAMFTINYY; translated from the coding sequence ATGACTCGCCTTTTACACCTTATTTTCCTGCTCGGTTGCGGGATGAGCGCGGTACATGCGCAAAGCAATATTGAACTCCGGGCCACGGTCATTCATGGAGGGTGTGCTATAGAAAGCAGCGATAGCCACAAAACGGTCTCGTTAGGGCGCTGGTCAGTCAGAAAGCTGCAGATGGCGGGGAATATCTCCATGCCGGTCGCTTTTTCATTAGCCTTGAAGGGGTGCCCGCCAGGAAGTGTTTCAGTCACCTTTTCAGGAAAAGCCGCCAGCAATCCGGCATGGTTGGCGATCGGCGACAGTAAAATGGCGCAGCAGGTGGCCATCCAACTGCGTGACCACGACTTATCGCCTTTAGATCTTGAGGCTCCCAGCCAGGCGGTAATGGTGGATCGTAATGGCAATTCGCTTTTACATTTTTTTGCCAATTACGTTGCGCTGGTGAATAACCCCATGCCTGGCATCGCTAAATCAGATGCTATGTTTACCATTAATTATTATTAA
- the fimZ gene encoding fimbria biosynthesis transcriptional regulator FimZ, which translates to MKPASVIIMDEHPIVRMSIEVLLQKNQNVKVVLKTDDSRSALDFIRANKVDLVILDIELPKTDGFTLLRKIKAVRDDVNVLFLSSKSESFYAARAIRAGANGFVSKRKDLNDIYNAVKMILAGYSFFPSETLNYINHPGKRKGETRDMPLSNREVTVLRYLANGFSNKEIAEQLILSNKTISAHKSNIFSKLGVHTIVELIDYAKAHELL; encoded by the coding sequence ATGAAACCGGCTTCCGTCATTATTATGGATGAGCATCCTATCGTCAGGATGTCGATAGAAGTTCTGTTGCAGAAAAACCAAAATGTGAAAGTCGTTCTAAAAACAGATGACAGCCGCAGCGCGCTCGATTTTATTCGCGCTAATAAAGTGGATCTGGTTATTCTGGACATTGAATTACCGAAGACCGATGGATTCACTTTATTAAGAAAAATCAAAGCAGTACGTGATGATGTCAACGTGCTTTTTCTCTCTTCAAAATCAGAGTCGTTTTATGCCGCACGCGCGATCCGCGCAGGCGCGAATGGTTTTGTCAGCAAAAGAAAAGATCTCAATGATATTTATAATGCGGTAAAGATGATTCTTGCCGGATACTCTTTCTTTCCTTCCGAAACGCTCAATTACATTAATCACCCTGGAAAACGTAAAGGGGAAACTCGGGATATGCCGCTCTCGAATCGCGAAGTCACGGTATTACGTTACCTGGCGAACGGTTTTTCAAACAAAGAGATTGCGGAACAATTGATACTCAGCAACAAAACAATCAGCGCCCATAAATCAAACATCTTCTCCAAACTCGGCGTGCATACCATCGTTGAGTTGATTGATTATGCCAAAGCACATGAACTGTTATAA
- a CDS encoding DNA-binding response regulator has protein sequence MRLLLAKPEWTGRLSRKIKYVGEGKMRKRIRREKHRSDKPTHRVLPYRGATPPLFDTLEQLVQQLNFALPEYMISQTLISTDHYLSYAWRCCLFSGKRNAVFPSLEMANHQLCEPYLSHLIVDMETLTTSRLEALETLRQPNLCNRGLHIYLLASKDDPAQMSFLRAAGPFHVIARDLSVVPFRQALLVPPERSIHAPLFPATEWKILSSLARGLTMKRIARQLNLPYHRVVYRLNTQLRLLGLPDRQSLIHLLHRLTLNRHHQTL, from the coding sequence ATGCGTTTGCTGCTGGCAAAGCCTGAATGGACAGGGCGTTTAAGCCGAAAAATAAAATACGTTGGCGAGGGAAAAATGCGAAAACGTATCCGTAGAGAAAAACATCGCAGCGATAAACCGACGCATCGGGTTCTACCTTACCGGGGCGCAACGCCTCCCCTTTTTGATACGCTGGAACAACTTGTCCAGCAACTCAATTTTGCACTGCCGGAATATATGATTAGCCAGACGCTAATCTCTACCGATCACTACTTAAGTTATGCCTGGCGCTGTTGTCTCTTCTCCGGCAAACGAAACGCAGTCTTTCCATCACTGGAGATGGCCAATCATCAGCTTTGCGAACCCTATCTTTCCCACTTAATTGTTGATATGGAGACCCTGACAACCTCCCGGCTGGAGGCGCTGGAAACCCTGCGGCAGCCTAATTTATGTAATCGCGGTTTGCATATCTATCTCCTCGCCTCAAAAGACGATCCGGCGCAAATGAGTTTTCTGCGCGCAGCGGGCCCTTTTCATGTTATAGCCCGTGACCTCTCCGTTGTTCCGTTCCGCCAGGCACTGTTGGTGCCTCCTGAAAGGAGTATTCACGCTCCGCTCTTTCCAGCAACGGAGTGGAAAATTCTCTCTTCCCTGGCGCGAGGATTAACCATGAAACGCATCGCCCGACAGCTCAACCTCCCTTATCATCGCGTTGTTTACCGACTCAATACCCAGCTTAGGTTACTTGGCCTTCCCGACAGACAAAGTCTTATTCATCTACTTCATCGTCTGACCCTCAACAGGCATCACCAGACGCTATGA